One window from the genome of Amycolatopsis sp. NBC_01480 encodes:
- a CDS encoding solute symporter family protein — translation MTVLAESTPGSNPLVNTGVFALFVAITLYVVYRAGNRGQKTSTADYYAADSAFTGRQNGVALSGDFLSAASFLGIAGAIAIHGYDGFLYSIGFLVAWLVDLLLIAELLRNTGRFTMGDVLSFRMRQRPVRAASATSTLVISFFYMLAQMAGAGGLVALLLDVHSKLGQALVIAVVGMVMVVYVLVGGMKGTTWVQIIKASILLIAATLITVFLFGKYGFSFSNLLTAATDHSPMGKELLEPGGSYGKSGTTKLDFVSLSLALVLGIASLPHVLMRFYTVPNSREARRSVVWATACMFVFYLCTLVIGFGAAALVGADEIKSAPGGENSAAPLLALHIGGTLLLGIVSAVAFATILAVVAGLTITASASFAHDVYANIVKRGKAEPADEVRVARLTALVVGVLAILGGILVNGQNIAFLVALALAVAASANLSTLLYSLFWKRFNTTGTLWSIYGGLSACLLLVLFSPVVSGAPDSIFPGIDFHWFPLKNPGLVSIPFSFLCGAIGTFAGKSKADTAKQAEMEVRSLTGIGS, via the coding sequence GTGACCGTGTTGGCCGAAAGCACGCCCGGGAGCAACCCGCTCGTGAACACCGGGGTCTTCGCCCTGTTCGTGGCGATCACCCTGTACGTGGTCTACCGGGCCGGGAACCGGGGCCAGAAGACCTCGACCGCCGACTACTACGCGGCGGACAGCGCCTTCACCGGACGGCAGAACGGCGTCGCGCTCTCGGGCGACTTCCTGTCGGCCGCCTCGTTCCTGGGCATCGCCGGGGCGATCGCGATCCACGGCTACGACGGCTTCCTCTACTCCATCGGCTTCCTGGTGGCCTGGCTGGTCGACCTCCTGCTGATCGCCGAGCTGCTGCGCAACACCGGCCGGTTCACCATGGGCGACGTGCTGAGCTTCCGGATGCGCCAGCGCCCGGTCCGCGCCGCGTCGGCGACCTCGACGCTGGTCATCTCCTTCTTCTACATGCTGGCGCAGATGGCCGGCGCCGGCGGCCTGGTCGCCCTGCTGCTGGACGTGCACTCCAAGCTGGGCCAGGCGCTGGTGATCGCCGTGGTCGGCATGGTCATGGTCGTCTACGTGCTGGTCGGCGGGATGAAGGGCACCACCTGGGTGCAGATCATCAAGGCGAGCATCCTGCTGATCGCCGCCACGCTGATCACCGTGTTCCTGTTCGGCAAGTACGGCTTCAGCTTCTCCAACCTGCTCACCGCGGCGACCGACCACAGCCCGATGGGCAAGGAGCTGCTGGAGCCCGGCGGCTCGTACGGGAAGAGCGGCACCACCAAGCTCGACTTCGTCTCGCTGTCGCTGGCACTGGTGCTCGGCATCGCCTCGCTGCCGCACGTGCTGATGCGCTTCTACACCGTGCCGAACTCCCGTGAGGCCCGCCGCTCGGTGGTCTGGGCCACCGCGTGCATGTTCGTGTTCTACCTGTGCACGCTGGTGATCGGCTTCGGCGCGGCGGCGCTGGTGGGCGCGGACGAGATCAAGAGCGCGCCGGGCGGCGAGAACTCCGCGGCCCCGCTGCTGGCCCTGCACATCGGCGGCACGCTGCTGCTCGGCATCGTCTCCGCGGTCGCGTTCGCCACCATCCTGGCCGTGGTCGCGGGCCTGACGATCACCGCGTCGGCCTCGTTCGCGCACGACGTCTACGCGAACATCGTCAAGCGCGGCAAGGCCGAGCCCGCCGACGAGGTGCGGGTGGCGCGGCTGACCGCGCTGGTGGTCGGCGTGCTGGCGATCCTCGGCGGCATCCTGGTCAACGGGCAGAACATCGCGTTCCTGGTCGCGCTGGCGCTGGCCGTGGCGGCGTCGGCGAACCTCTCGACGCTGCTGTACTCGCTGTTCTGGAAGCGGTTCAACACGACCGGCACGCTGTGGAGCATCTACGGCGGGCTGAGCGCCTGCCTGCTGCTGGTGCTGTTCTCGCCGGTGGTCTCCGGCGCGCCCGACTCGATCTTCCCGGGCATCGACTTCCACTGGTTCCCGCTCAAGAACCCGGGCCTGGTCTCGATCCCGTTCTCGTTCCTGTGCGGGGCGATCGGCACCTTCGCCGGCAAGTCGAAGGCCGACACGGCCAAGCAGGCCGAGATGGAGGTCCGGTCGCTGACCGGCATCGGCTCCTGA
- a CDS encoding DUF485 domain-containing protein → MHDVTRPPATSNSLDETGQLPALFAREGEAPAATAPNGPDYDLIQRSPEFRTLRRRLRGFVFPMSIGFFAWYLTYVVLAAYAEDFMSTPVFGLVNVGMLFGLAQFVTTALITLLYVRFANRQIDPRVAELRERAAVTEGTQQ, encoded by the coding sequence ATGCACGACGTCACGCGGCCCCCCGCGACGAGCAACTCGCTCGACGAGACCGGCCAGCTGCCGGCCCTGTTCGCCCGCGAGGGCGAAGCACCCGCCGCGACCGCCCCGAACGGGCCCGATTACGACCTGATCCAGCGCAGCCCCGAGTTCCGCACCCTGCGCCGCCGGCTCCGCGGGTTCGTCTTCCCGATGAGCATCGGCTTCTTCGCCTGGTACCTGACCTACGTGGTGCTGGCCGCCTATGCCGAGGACTTCATGAGCACCCCGGTGTTCGGGCTGGTGAACGTGGGCATGCTGTTCGGGCTCGCGCAGTTCGTGACCACCGCGCTGATCACCCTGCTCTACGTCCGGTTCGCCAACCGGCAGATCGACCCGAGGGTCGCCGAGCTCAGGGAACGCGCCGCCGTGACGGAAGGAACCCAGCAGTGA